From Malus sylvestris chromosome 1, drMalSylv7.2, whole genome shotgun sequence:
GGTTCCGCTATTGTTCTATGttcataggaaaaaaatggcATGAGCTGATTGTTGTTGAACTGGATAGGTTGGTTTAGTGGATTTTTCTGTCCCTCAAAATGTAGCCGATGACGCACAAAACCTTGCTACAGTTTGACTCGTATGCAGCAGAAACAAATCGGGTCACGTATCCTCTTATTTGGATTGTGTTAGATAGGTACAATCTGTATTTGGGGTCTCACAACAGATGCCTTACACAAGCAGGTTGAGTTCATACCACCAACGCAGAACATTTTGGGTAGATTCTTTTGTGATGTACCTGGCATGTTGAAGGTTAAGTCATGACTAAACCGGTTTTGGTGACCAGGTTAACATTTAGTTATCAGGCAGATTGGATATGCGATGTATACTTAAATAAACTGACTCTCTTATTAATTATAGCATTTGCTCTTCTGCAGGCTGTCGTTCAATTGATAGGAGTCCTATACACTTTTCTATCTACATCAAATGGGGACGGTCCAGATGTGATTGCTATCTCATCTGTTGCTATCGGTTCTATTTCTTTGATAATCGGGGAGTTGGGTAGGTGCTGCTAAgtcctttgtttttctttcacgTTACTGAAGTTTTTGCAACTGTTCACATAATGCAACTTTCTGTTGTGCCAAAGGTCGAAGGCGCAGCCGAGTGTCTTTGTTGAAAGTGTACATGGTTGCATCATCTGTTGGAATACTTCTCTCAGTTGCTTGTGTTGCTAAGGGAAGTTTAACACTAGCGGTAAGTCAGTTCTTCATTTCCAACTGTTGATTATCACTTAAGAATTTGAAACCTTCATGATTGTTCGCCCTTTCTTGTTATTGCCGGAATTTCCTGACTGTTGTACTGTACGGAATCACTGGGTAGGTTTTTCAAAATTCAAGTAACTGGGAAACAAAgaaatttgaacttgtcgaGGCCACTCGCACTGTAATTGGTTAGTGTCGGTACTTTCTTCTTGCAATGCTAATAGAATTAAAATGGCGAAAGTCTAATAAGTAtgtgtcaaatttgacagcattCCTGGTTCAAATATTTGCAATCAGCACAACGACTTCTCTCATCGGTAACATGTCTCCTCCAAAAAGAGCCTCGTAGCTGCTTCCTATAGCCACAATCATTCCAGTGATCTACAAGAATTTTTATTGTTCAGTTTATTTCGGCGTTCAAATTTTGTAATTCGAGGAAATTATTTAGAAACAAAACAGTTATTGTAGGGAATTTTATTTGATCCAtcaatagaaattgggtgacaTTTAATATCGGCAGGAATGATGATACATGTCTTATGTATTTATGCCAAGTTCGGAATAATTTTTAAGCGTCGGCGTTGGAGGGAACGATGATACATATTTTAATCTCTCTCTGCTAAATTTTTTGGATGATCTTGCTGAACCAAGATGCTGGCCGGAACTTTGAAGGACATTAACAATGTTTGCTGAACCTTGAAGGACATTAACAATgtttcttcaaatttttaaaGAAACACAATTCAAATGGGGGTTTTGGTTGTGACATTGATTTTGATACACTCGCTATTCAATGTGAATGTCTGCTGCTATAGCTCACTTTCTTTTTAAATTATCATTGTTAAGGGATGGGGAAGTGTTTGAAACTATCACAATGATTTAAGAAAAGAACTAATCTAGCATCAAATTATTACCCGACCACCGACTTATACTTGGTGCCGACTTAACTTACTATATAATCCGCAAGTTTGTGATTTGTTCTACTTTTAGCTGTAACCATCTGCATTAATTGATAACTTTGAAGAtactgttgattttttttttcaactaaaCTAGATCATAATTTGAAATGGCTGCCAAATGTCAACTTTGACCTTGCACACACGTTCTTGGAGTTTTAAGTAGTCATCCATCCAACTCCATTGACTTTTATGGTCAAAAGTTGGCATCTAATAATGCATCAATAGTGTCCAGGATCCCCGTCCAACAACAGTATCGCAAATAGTAATCCACACCACATTGATCGTGTTATGAGTTATGATCCACATTGGCTGTCCAGCAACGTTTCACATTACACTAGAGACCATGTTACACATATAAGACgtttaaaataatataaataaaacgaATAGTTAGTGGTTTTGTCACGGCAATCCATCTTTTCGGGAGCCGGAAAGACTCACAGAGACATATATTTCAGCCTCCTCTCGCCACCATTATGCAATTCATCAGCTTCAGAGATCAAACGCAGGACGCGCCGTGTAGAATACGAGTTTGGATATGATGCTTGATTTTGTTTAACGAAAACAGCTTGCATAAAATGAATGCACATTCATTGTATATTTCGTTTCCATAATGCATTGTCATGTTTAAAGAATATTAAACAACCATTTAAAATAAAGCTACGTTTTGACGTGTGGGGCCCAAAAATAATAAAGCTTAAGTGTATAGAAAACCAAATCtatatttaggttttttttttttttttttttttgactcaGTGCTCACTGATGAGTCACAGACTCCATCTCGGTGGAGCACAAGAGTGTAACTATTCTCATTGTGTCACTGATAAAGGTATTTGTGGATATAAACACTGGATCCCACGCCTTGTTCATAATCTGAAGCTAATCATCTCTTTTCATCCCACGCCATGTTCTTATACCACtgcattttgttaatttttttttgtcgcaATATGCTCTCTCCCATAATTTCCTCAATGGAAGGGGATCGTTaattgagaaatcaaactctGCGACAACTTTTTCATGAAACGTTTCTGGGGTTAAGTGCTAATAATTCCAACAACAAAAGAGTTACAGGGGACAAATGGAAAGTGATAATTAAGTTCATGGTGGGAATAGGGGCTGTACgcttctctcccttcttctaTCATTGCCCATTGGCCTGATTACCACTGGCAAGCCATATGCAACTTAAAATAACAGCAATACAGAATTCAAAATACAGTATTCCATTGGGTACGTACTAGGTTTACTTGATTCAAGTTTTGGTAAAAACTAGTCTTCTCTTcaacgaaaaataaaataattcaaaccAAGGTAATCTGGCATTAAATCGTTAATTAcggataatacttgcattctATTCTTTCACTTGCAAATAATGTATTTTCATAATTGCAATCGTtcaatcttttaattttcatttgaagatcattctTGAAAAAATGATTCGAATCATACATTGTTTAGTCATCTAAACATCACATAAATCAACAGTTTATTATGAATATGCTATTTAGTGCCTATAATATtgatttatttaaaacatttggaTGACTAAGCAATATtcattttgaata
This genomic window contains:
- the LOC126587569 gene encoding uncharacterized protein LOC126587569 — encoded protein: MQQRRPASGRPTGTDGSDFNYRMVVDSRYQKVAKGKSRLYALILTQAVVQLIGVLYTFLSTSNGDGPDVIAISSVAIGSISLIIGELGRRRSRVSLLKVYMVASSVGILLSVACVAKGSLTLAVFQNSSNWETKKFELVEATRTVIAFLVQIFAISTTTSLIGNMSPPKRAS